A single genomic interval of Bacillus sp. es.036 harbors:
- a CDS encoding general stress protein produces the protein MNNKIIGGVFSNVGSAEQAITELQRHGYGSNDISVFAKDKSKVNVLEEEMETSVTSNKGGRGKNAGKGAGLGALSGGALGGIGGLIAGLGLLAIPGIGPLAAAGPIAAALTGAGVGAGGGGIVGALVGAGIPERDAAQYENHLKDGKIIVIVEASDKLQDKVYRTFLSNKAENKSMYPDHYQNHEHEKDHTLHDRTTTNNHDEKTNSLKDNTHTESPNTNITNRTNETRTRTSERQHSSRTRD, from the coding sequence ATGAATAACAAAATTATAGGTGGCGTTTTTTCTAATGTAGGAAGTGCAGAACAAGCCATAACGGAATTACAGCGTCATGGCTATGGTTCCAACGACATATCCGTTTTTGCTAAGGATAAAAGTAAAGTAAATGTCTTAGAAGAAGAAATGGAAACATCCGTCACATCTAATAAAGGTGGACGTGGAAAAAATGCTGGAAAAGGTGCTGGATTAGGAGCTTTATCTGGAGGAGCCTTAGGTGGGATTGGTGGTTTAATTGCAGGTTTAGGCCTTCTCGCGATCCCAGGCATCGGACCACTTGCTGCAGCAGGTCCAATTGCTGCTGCCCTTACTGGAGCTGGAGTAGGCGCTGGTGGTGGCGGAATCGTCGGCGCGCTTGTAGGTGCTGGAATACCGGAGAGAGACGCAGCACAGTATGAAAACCATTTGAAAGATGGAAAAATAATCGTAATCGTAGAAGCTTCAGACAAATTACAAGATAAGGTTTATCGCACCTTCCTATCGAATAAAGCCGAAAACAAATCCATGTATCCTGATCATTATCAAAACCATGAACATGAGAAGGATCACACTTTACACGACCGCACTACTACAAACAATCATGATGAAAAAACAAATTCATTAAAAGATAACACACATACTGAAAGTCCAAATACAAACATCACCAATAGAACGAATGAAACGCGTACAAGAACCTCAGAGAGACAGCACTCTTCTCGCACACGTGACTAA
- the ltaE gene encoding low-specificity L-threonine aldolase codes for MIDLRSDTVTKPSEKMRKAMYEAEVGDDVYGEDPTVNKLEELAAHILGKEDALFVTSGTQGNQIAGLVHCKPGQEVIMEAEAHIFLYEAAALSAFAGVQIKTLDGVKGAMKPSDVEPAIRGDDIHQPETGLICIENTHNKAGGAVVPLENMELIYHISKKQGISVHLDGARLFNAAVASQTSVKEFAKYTDSVQFCLSKGLGAPVGSMIAGSSDFISQARKWRKRLGGGLRQVGVLAAPGIIALEENVKLLEKDHENAKHLAEGFQNIDGLDVRNKVETNIVLVDITKSNKTTEHFIDQLKENSILAGPFGPNIIRFVTNNGITKGDIEQVLISVHKILNN; via the coding sequence GTGATAGATTTACGGAGTGATACGGTAACAAAACCAAGTGAAAAGATGAGGAAAGCGATGTACGAGGCTGAAGTAGGGGATGATGTTTATGGTGAAGATCCCACTGTAAATAAGCTTGAAGAACTCGCTGCACATATACTTGGAAAAGAAGATGCCTTATTTGTAACAAGTGGCACCCAAGGAAATCAAATCGCAGGATTAGTACACTGTAAACCTGGTCAAGAAGTGATCATGGAAGCCGAAGCCCATATCTTTCTTTACGAAGCTGCAGCATTGTCCGCTTTTGCAGGTGTTCAAATAAAAACCTTAGATGGTGTGAAGGGTGCTATGAAACCGAGTGATGTAGAACCTGCCATCCGAGGGGATGATATCCATCAGCCTGAAACCGGACTAATCTGTATAGAAAACACTCACAATAAAGCAGGCGGAGCAGTTGTTCCCCTTGAAAATATGGAGTTAATCTATCACATATCGAAAAAACAAGGGATTTCTGTTCATTTAGATGGTGCACGATTATTTAATGCTGCTGTAGCTTCTCAAACCTCAGTTAAAGAGTTTGCGAAGTATACAGATTCCGTTCAATTTTGCTTATCGAAAGGATTGGGCGCCCCGGTCGGTTCAATGATTGCAGGTTCTTCTGATTTCATTTCTCAAGCTAGAAAGTGGCGTAAGCGGTTAGGTGGCGGACTTAGGCAGGTTGGCGTACTAGCTGCACCTGGTATTATTGCACTTGAAGAAAACGTCAAACTACTTGAGAAAGATCATGAAAATGCAAAGCACCTAGCTGAAGGGTTTCAAAATATTGATGGATTAGACGTTAGAAATAAAGTAGAAACAAATATTGTTTTAGTAGATATTACTAAATCTAACAAAACCACGGAGCACTTCATAGATCAGTTAAAAGAAAATTCTATTTTAGCAGGCCCATTCGGCCCAAATATTATTAGATTTGTAACGAACAACGGCATTACTAAAGGGGATATTGAGCAAGTATTGATATCCGTTCATAAGATACTAAACAATTAA
- a CDS encoding GDYXXLXY domain-containing protein encodes MNVKRIHTGYLLGLSLLISSVIYFFASNWQGIERVEKIGLAIGLMLMFFVVATVLTRFQHSHRFLERWLWLIGTIAFGVSVALIGQTYNSHADSYLLYLIWLIPAIVFGALTGYKPFYVLGFLLSQLTYYFYVFPTSYFPEWKPETALILVFFYLLFTHAWFFLSRSSWLRSNWIMFGSFCLIHLVFIASSFGYWEYSTLMAWIYVGYGLISVFLWKHREHKELFILSGIALGLFLFGKMLEGLGDALGDLLPFFLLVVVGLIVYLTIKFLPRLELSHKGSETWKRVFTSSLLFVVTVVSTVMLISAFSGIMFLIFTWDNAIAFMFSSLFLLLLPGLALKEKIPFLSTILLLSGLSILSSANLIDAFSNGLQPETVVVMLISFCMIGVVLKLITNAWVGSYAYLLANGVLLLFLFKVEESILSMDSYESLLLLVLVFGNGLIHILGRDGWFNRNALVYSIVPLFILTFFFEGQWLYWLLNSVFLLLTTLLVFYKPWQSNPFRYWVGLILWYAFLFYKYYDIAWSLVHKSITLLVAGLLVLGMTRMVSRKYKEIAVEEPTFVAGRWKLIWLVVILMVSFITYNGVKNEVAIQSGKEVRLALAPVDPRSMLQGDYVTLRYDITTLPGAVPANKKIKVVLTPTSEGLYEYGGYYKLEGHWNKPYESSDDLIVVNGTTYSDHDVQYGIESFFIPEGDEQVVEDKTMAIIKVSENGNALLIELE; translated from the coding sequence ATGAATGTAAAGCGTATTCATACAGGGTATTTACTAGGCCTATCGTTGCTAATCAGTAGCGTCATCTATTTTTTTGCATCAAATTGGCAAGGAATTGAGCGGGTCGAAAAAATTGGGCTAGCGATTGGGCTAATGTTGATGTTCTTCGTCGTAGCTACGGTCCTTACCCGTTTCCAGCATTCACATCGATTTCTAGAAAGATGGCTCTGGTTAATTGGAACAATTGCGTTTGGGGTTAGCGTGGCGCTTATTGGTCAAACGTATAATTCACATGCGGATTCGTATCTCCTTTACCTGATTTGGTTAATTCCAGCTATCGTTTTCGGCGCTCTTACGGGATACAAACCATTTTATGTATTAGGTTTTTTATTAAGTCAGCTCACTTATTATTTCTATGTGTTTCCGACATCTTATTTTCCAGAATGGAAGCCTGAGACAGCACTGATTCTAGTATTCTTCTATTTACTATTCACCCATGCGTGGTTTTTTCTCTCACGCTCCTCATGGCTCCGTTCAAATTGGATTATGTTTGGCAGCTTTTGTTTGATTCATCTTGTCTTTATCGCTTCAAGTTTTGGCTACTGGGAATACAGTACGCTAATGGCATGGATTTATGTTGGCTACGGATTAATCAGCGTATTTCTTTGGAAACATCGTGAACATAAGGAACTGTTTATCTTATCAGGAATTGCACTAGGGTTATTCCTATTCGGAAAAATGTTAGAAGGATTAGGCGATGCACTGGGTGACCTTCTGCCGTTTTTCTTGCTAGTTGTTGTAGGCTTAATTGTTTATCTGACCATAAAATTTCTTCCTCGATTGGAACTTAGTCATAAGGGTTCGGAAACGTGGAAACGCGTCTTTACATCATCTCTACTCTTTGTGGTGACCGTAGTCAGTACAGTGATGTTAATCTCAGCTTTTTCGGGGATCATGTTTCTCATATTCACCTGGGATAATGCAATTGCCTTCATGTTTTCATCTCTTTTTCTATTATTACTACCAGGTCTCGCACTAAAAGAGAAAATACCGTTTTTATCAACGATCCTCCTGCTGTCTGGATTATCAATCCTATCATCAGCTAACCTGATAGACGCATTTTCCAATGGGTTGCAACCTGAAACGGTCGTTGTGATGCTCATCTCTTTTTGTATGATTGGAGTCGTACTTAAACTCATTACTAACGCATGGGTTGGTTCGTATGCCTATCTACTTGCAAACGGAGTGCTTCTCTTATTTTTATTTAAAGTTGAAGAATCAATACTTTCGATGGATTCTTATGAATCGCTGCTGTTGCTCGTTCTTGTTTTTGGTAACGGGTTGATTCATATTCTTGGACGTGACGGTTGGTTCAATCGCAACGCACTCGTCTATAGTATCGTGCCACTGTTTATCTTAACGTTCTTCTTTGAAGGACAGTGGTTATATTGGCTGTTAAATAGTGTGTTTCTTCTTCTAACCACCCTTCTTGTCTTTTACAAACCATGGCAGTCTAATCCATTTCGGTACTGGGTGGGGCTCATTTTATGGTATGCGTTTCTGTTCTACAAATACTATGACATTGCATGGTCGCTCGTCCATAAATCGATCACGCTTTTGGTAGCGGGTCTTCTTGTATTAGGGATGACAAGAATGGTATCACGAAAGTACAAAGAAATAGCTGTTGAAGAACCTACTTTCGTTGCAGGTAGATGGAAATTAATCTGGTTGGTTGTCATTCTAATGGTTTCGTTCATCACCTATAATGGCGTGAAAAATGAGGTAGCAATTCAATCTGGGAAAGAGGTTCGACTTGCTCTTGCGCCTGTTGATCCTCGCTCGATGTTACAAGGGGATTATGTGACGCTTCGTTACGATATTACAACGTTGCCTGGTGCAGTTCCAGCTAATAAGAAGATAAAAGTTGTTCTCACGCCTACTTCGGAGGGATTGTATGAGTATGGAGGGTATTACAAACTCGAAGGTCATTGGAATAAACCATATGAATCTTCGGATGACCTTATTGTCGTGAATGGCACCACGTATTCTGATCATGATGTTCAATATGGCATAGAGAGTTTCTTTATTCCAGAAGGAGATGAGCAAGTGGTTGAGGATAAAACGATGGCCATCATTAAAGTTAGTGAGAATGGTAATGCATTACTCATAGAGTTAGAATAA
- a CDS encoding pyridoxamine 5'-phosphate oxidase family protein has translation MLTTISSDGKLMSRPMQTQEVEMDREEIWFITKKDTDKYEDIKLNPAVNLAYAGSSYVSISGTAELVQDSEKKNEYMNKIVEKLLNTSADDPDVVLVKVTPEIAEYWESGVNVKTVKEFVKKVTSSKSLEEGNGLKDTVHFNN, from the coding sequence ATGTTAACTACTATTTCTTCAGATGGCAAGTTAATGTCCCGGCCAATGCAAACACAGGAAGTAGAAATGGATAGGGAAGAGATCTGGTTCATTACGAAAAAAGATACCGATAAATATGAGGATATCAAGCTAAATCCTGCCGTAAACTTAGCATACGCAGGTTCATCTTATGTATCGATTAGCGGCACTGCTGAATTGGTTCAGGATAGCGAGAAGAAGAATGAGTACATGAACAAGATTGTCGAAAAGCTGCTAAATACTTCTGCTGATGATCCGGATGTCGTACTGGTTAAAGTGACTCCAGAAATCGCTGAATATTGGGAGTCGGGAGTGAATGTGAAGACGGTCAAAGAGTTTGTAAAAAAGGTGACAAGTAGTAAATCATTAGAAGAAGGCAACGGTTTAAAAGATACAGTCCACTTTAATAATTGA
- a CDS encoding SDR family NAD(P)-dependent oxidoreductase produces MTKKVALVTGSSKGLGKVIAQKLAESGIKVIINYSSNQDKAEAVVREIKELGGEAIAIQADITDQKDVERLVAVSRQTFQQPIDILVNNATGPQPELSLEEVTWEDYLDQLHFTVKAPLLLLKEVIEPMKENQWGRIINIGSEVVELGNSDFSNYVTAKSAIIGMTRSWANELGKHDITVNAVHPGFTPVERHGEVTETSAGSYIEGLPLNRLGKPEDIAYMVRFLASDEANFITGQNMNVNGGNTFGV; encoded by the coding sequence ATGACCAAAAAAGTTGCCCTGGTGACAGGGAGTTCAAAAGGACTCGGCAAAGTAATTGCACAGAAACTTGCTGAATCTGGAATAAAGGTAATCATTAATTACAGTAGCAATCAAGATAAAGCAGAAGCGGTGGTTCGTGAAATTAAAGAACTTGGAGGAGAGGCCATCGCTATTCAAGCAGATATCACAGATCAAAAGGATGTAGAAAGATTGGTGGCTGTTTCACGACAGACTTTCCAGCAACCGATTGATATTCTTGTCAATAACGCAACGGGTCCACAGCCGGAGCTTTCATTGGAAGAAGTGACCTGGGAAGATTACTTGGATCAGCTGCATTTTACCGTGAAAGCTCCTTTATTACTTTTGAAAGAGGTTATCGAACCCATGAAAGAAAACCAGTGGGGGCGCATAATTAATATTGGGAGCGAGGTTGTGGAGTTAGGAAATAGTGATTTTTCTAATTATGTAACGGCGAAATCGGCCATCATTGGAATGACTCGCTCCTGGGCCAATGAGCTAGGTAAACATGACATCACAGTTAACGCGGTGCATCCAGGTTTTACTCCGGTTGAACGTCATGGGGAAGTTACAGAGACAAGTGCAGGTAGTTATATCGAAGGCCTTCCATTGAATCGGTTGGGAAAGCCAGAAGACATTGCCTATATGGTGCGTTTTTTAGCAAGTGACGAGGCTAACTTTATAACGGGACAAAATATGAATGTAAATGGTGGAAATACCTTTGGGGTATGA
- a CDS encoding GerAB/ArcD/ProY family transporter — translation MNIQITNRQLIMVIVNFVIFSSILMAPAITVVSAKQDGWISMLLALVIGLVLNMLYLFLFKKYNYPSLFELMNRAAGKWFGTVMNILIIFYALHLAAMVVRNLSNFMVASVVPYSHPWTYQILIIIIVMYSAVLGVKNLFLLNDLLFPIVMVLTLFSLVLMTREFSFIELKPIFHVGAPSIFQGAYATLGYPFIEVLIIGAFFQYIKKKEKLMLAYLSGIAAGGLLLVITVFLIIGGEGTYIVARETYPTYSVLRDINFITVFERVEILLAVAWMIGLFVKICVCFLVVMMGLKHLSGSKTYRPYLIPIGILIWAMSNHLHKTVMDFSNFVITSWTMYWFTLYCLIILVFLIGLLRKKQKSLNS, via the coding sequence ATGAATATTCAAATTACAAATCGACAATTAATTATGGTCATTGTTAACTTCGTGATTTTCAGCTCTATTCTCATGGCACCTGCCATCACTGTAGTTTCAGCTAAACAGGATGGATGGATATCGATGCTGCTTGCCTTGGTTATAGGGCTAGTATTAAATATGCTTTACCTTTTCCTTTTTAAAAAGTACAATTATCCTTCTTTATTTGAGCTGATGAATCGAGCAGCCGGGAAATGGTTCGGTACTGTGATGAATATATTAATTATATTTTACGCTCTTCACCTTGCAGCTATGGTCGTAAGAAATTTAAGTAATTTTATGGTAGCCAGTGTTGTTCCCTACTCACACCCCTGGACATATCAAATACTCATTATCATCATCGTCATGTATTCAGCAGTTCTAGGCGTGAAAAATTTATTTCTATTAAATGATTTATTGTTCCCAATTGTCATGGTTCTCACGCTTTTTTCTCTTGTTTTGATGACCAGAGAGTTCTCCTTCATAGAATTAAAGCCTATCTTTCATGTAGGAGCTCCCTCAATTTTCCAAGGCGCATATGCCACACTCGGCTATCCTTTCATTGAAGTATTAATTATAGGAGCTTTTTTCCAATACATTAAGAAAAAAGAAAAGCTCATGCTTGCCTACTTGTCTGGTATCGCTGCAGGCGGTCTCTTATTGGTTATCACGGTCTTTTTAATCATTGGAGGTGAGGGGACCTATATAGTGGCTAGAGAAACGTACCCTACGTATTCTGTACTAAGGGATATTAATTTTATCACTGTTTTTGAAAGAGTAGAAATCCTACTTGCCGTCGCCTGGATGATCGGGTTGTTCGTCAAAATCTGTGTATGCTTCCTCGTAGTTATGATGGGTCTGAAGCATTTATCAGGTTCCAAAACTTATCGTCCCTACCTTATCCCTATCGGTATTCTGATTTGGGCAATGAGCAATCACCTTCATAAAACGGTTATGGACTTCAGTAACTTTGTTATCACGAGCTGGACGATGTACTGGTTTACTCTTTACTGTTTGATTATTCTAGTCTTTCTAATCGGTTTGTTAAGAAAAAAACAAAAGAGCTTGAATTCATAA
- a CDS encoding Ger(x)C family spore germination protein has protein sequence MKFYSVLLLVILILLGGCNRQEELNELLILTGIGVDLGENDTVKITFQAVNPQAQAGGESGGGGSAGQAQSYTFESEGKDMIEAVFNARSLLSRKLFFSHISSLLVSEEFARKRGIQEISDFVERHYEIRDNYLLFITKDTTATTILNTFTPLDNSSTKNIESLTKVRGGKLGIKNGTKLEDFIRWRYGDDRDPVVMGVEKVDKQAISNNTESLNEIEGNKGALRLTGFALFDKNSLVDWLSYKDSISWVIITKESDNVMSYTVKCPDDQGTIGFLLKEMEVKAEPKIVNEKLNYSVQLDGRINLQGLSCNIKLSTDQGVEELQTIVNEHIENDLQTALTNAKASQLDYYGIKNQLSRNQPDEWKEMKDDWSSLYENMSIDTDVNIYLESPGSRVDNNEGE, from the coding sequence ATGAAGTTTTATTCCGTCCTCTTATTAGTCATTCTTATTTTGTTAGGAGGATGCAACCGGCAGGAAGAACTGAACGAGCTGCTGATTTTAACAGGGATAGGCGTAGATCTAGGAGAAAACGATACAGTGAAAATCACGTTTCAAGCAGTAAACCCTCAGGCTCAAGCTGGAGGGGAATCCGGGGGAGGCGGGAGTGCGGGGCAAGCCCAAAGCTATACATTTGAAAGTGAAGGTAAAGATATGATTGAGGCCGTATTTAACGCCAGGAGCTTATTATCAAGAAAGCTATTTTTCTCTCATATTTCTTCACTTCTTGTTAGTGAAGAATTTGCCAGAAAACGTGGAATTCAGGAAATCTCCGATTTTGTTGAACGCCATTATGAAATCAGGGATAATTACTTACTCTTCATTACTAAAGATACAACCGCAACTACTATATTGAATACATTTACACCGCTTGATAACTCGTCTACTAAAAATATAGAAAGTCTGACAAAGGTTAGAGGAGGGAAACTCGGCATCAAAAATGGCACCAAACTGGAGGATTTTATCCGATGGCGGTACGGAGATGACCGAGACCCAGTGGTAATGGGGGTCGAAAAAGTAGATAAACAAGCCATTTCGAATAATACAGAATCCTTGAATGAAATTGAAGGAAACAAAGGTGCTTTACGATTAACTGGATTTGCTTTATTTGATAAAAATTCTTTAGTAGACTGGCTCTCCTACAAAGATTCAATTTCCTGGGTCATTATTACCAAAGAGTCAGATAATGTAATGTCCTATACGGTAAAGTGCCCCGATGATCAAGGAACCATTGGTTTCTTACTCAAAGAAATGGAAGTAAAAGCAGAACCGAAGATCGTTAATGAAAAATTGAATTATTCCGTCCAGTTAGATGGGCGAATTAATTTACAAGGGCTTTCATGCAACATCAAGCTATCTACCGACCAAGGAGTTGAAGAGCTGCAAACTATAGTAAACGAGCATATAGAGAATGATTTACAAACTGCGCTTACAAACGCTAAGGCATCCCAGTTGGATTACTACGGGATTAAGAACCAATTATCCCGGAACCAACCCGATGAATGGAAAGAAATGAAGGACGACTGGAGTAGTTTATATGAAAACATGTCGATTGACACAGACGTGAACATCTATCTAGAGTCTCCAGGTTCGAGAGTGGATAATAATGAAGGGGAATAA
- a CDS encoding spore germination protein yields MRRNRLKNAFPPNHTDDSLVISKDVEQNINQIKQSLGEPFDFISKIYSFKNTAFALCYIDGLISTEDIELNVIPPLMNWFKENDYSRDYVIKDFIQHIQIPKKFKTTTEYSEVLQALLRGNVILFVKKGTEAYLVSDQRWETRGIEEPSSQTMVRGPREGFVETLSINSTLIRRRITNPKLRFKSFIVGEVTQTTVIVTYIEGLVNEDALNIACQRINDCKAREVFETGMLEELIEDKGYTPFPTLVDTERPDVVSSALVEGKLAIMMEGTPFALIGPATLITYFQTAEDYYNRFDLSTFLRLIRFIAFWIAFALPATFVALTTFHQELIPKDLLISLAAQREGLPFPALVEALIMETVFEILREAGLRMPRPIGPAVSIVGAIVIGEAAVSAGLVSPAIVIVVSLTAISSFATPYYSIAGSVRMLRFILMLFAAATGIFGMFIFTMIICIHLVSLKSLGQPYMFPFAPFSLKKQKDTLLRFPFWWSKRKKEGTRRL; encoded by the coding sequence ATGAGAAGGAACCGCTTGAAAAACGCCTTCCCTCCTAATCATACAGACGACAGCTTAGTCATCTCTAAAGATGTGGAACAGAATATCAATCAAATCAAACAATCTCTCGGAGAGCCTTTTGATTTTATCAGTAAAATATATTCATTTAAAAATACAGCTTTCGCTTTATGTTATATTGACGGACTGATCAGTACGGAAGACATTGAACTGAACGTGATCCCTCCGCTGATGAACTGGTTTAAAGAGAATGACTACTCTAGAGATTACGTAATCAAAGATTTCATACAACACATTCAAATTCCTAAAAAATTTAAAACGACAACTGAATATTCAGAGGTGCTGCAGGCCCTCCTGAGAGGTAACGTCATTTTGTTTGTTAAGAAGGGAACAGAAGCCTATTTGGTTTCGGATCAGCGCTGGGAAACAAGAGGCATTGAAGAACCAAGTTCCCAAACGATGGTAAGAGGCCCCAGAGAAGGGTTTGTAGAAACGCTTTCTATTAATTCAACGTTGATACGAAGAAGAATCACCAATCCGAAATTAAGATTTAAAAGTTTCATCGTGGGAGAAGTCACGCAAACGACTGTGATCGTGACTTACATCGAAGGGTTAGTGAATGAAGATGCGCTGAACATCGCCTGTCAACGTATAAATGACTGTAAAGCACGAGAGGTATTCGAAACGGGAATGCTGGAGGAATTAATTGAAGATAAAGGATATACGCCTTTCCCTACCCTGGTCGATACAGAAAGACCGGATGTCGTTTCTTCTGCTCTTGTAGAAGGTAAGTTAGCCATTATGATGGAAGGCACTCCTTTTGCTTTAATCGGCCCTGCTACTCTTATTACCTATTTTCAGACTGCAGAAGATTATTACAATCGATTTGATTTATCGACTTTCCTTCGTCTCATTCGTTTTATTGCTTTTTGGATAGCCTTTGCATTACCGGCGACTTTTGTTGCGTTAACAACCTTCCATCAAGAATTGATTCCGAAGGATCTGTTAATCAGCTTAGCTGCACAGAGAGAGGGTCTGCCTTTTCCAGCCCTAGTAGAAGCACTGATAATGGAGACTGTTTTTGAAATTCTTAGAGAAGCCGGGTTACGCATGCCGAGGCCAATCGGACCTGCAGTATCGATCGTTGGTGCTATTGTAATTGGAGAAGCTGCAGTTTCGGCTGGACTTGTTTCTCCCGCCATCGTTATCGTTGTATCACTTACAGCGATATCAAGTTTCGCCACCCCTTATTATTCCATTGCTGGTTCTGTCCGTATGCTTCGTTTTATATTGATGCTGTTCGCAGCTGCTACGGGAATTTTCGGTATGTTTATCTTTACGATGATTATCTGTATCCATCTCGTTTCATTAAAATCACTGGGACAGCCCTATATGTTTCCTTTCGCACCTTTTTCTTTAAAAAAGCAGAAGGATACTCTATTACGGTTTCCTTTTTGGTGGAGCAAACGTAAAAAAGAAGGAACGAGGAGGCTTTAA
- a CDS encoding PadR family transcriptional regulator: protein MSIQIVILGLLNKEPYHPYEMKKVIIEKKWDQLFSVTDGNLYHAIRKLKANKWIEEQKTEEVNNRPSRTVYRITQEGTNHLASSIGEVFQQKSMDPGSLYPALLFIHPSHLIEMKPLIIDWITDLDNKSESEMKYDMQIPNLIHKHYKSINIAHKNFLQEVINHIESLIAHANEDD from the coding sequence ATGTCTATTCAAATTGTCATTCTAGGTCTACTAAATAAAGAACCTTATCATCCATATGAAATGAAAAAAGTAATTATTGAGAAAAAATGGGATCAGTTATTTTCTGTAACTGATGGTAATCTTTATCATGCGATTCGAAAATTAAAAGCAAACAAATGGATTGAAGAACAAAAAACAGAAGAAGTAAATAATAGACCAAGTAGAACCGTTTATCGAATTACTCAAGAAGGGACAAATCACCTTGCGAGTAGTATAGGTGAAGTGTTTCAACAAAAGTCGATGGATCCTGGCTCACTTTATCCTGCACTCTTGTTTATACATCCATCCCACTTAATTGAAATGAAGCCGTTAATTATTGACTGGATCACAGACCTCGATAATAAAAGTGAGTCTGAAATGAAGTATGATATGCAGATACCAAACTTAATACATAAACATTATAAAAGTATAAATATTGCCCATAAGAATTTTTTGCAAGAAGTAATTAATCATATTGAAAGCTTAATAGCTCATGCTAATGAAGATGATTAA
- a CDS encoding SDR family NAD(P)-dependent oxidoreductase — protein MGKLDNKIAFITGGASGMGKRMTELFQEEGAYVIAADINKELLEEFDQSNSAEGKYLNVASEEDWERAIEEVISQHGRIDILVNNAGISSEKQMEDITIEDWDKMMRINSFGPFAGMKHVLPHMVKQQYGSIVNISSYTAMIGMGTNTYTASKGAVRSISKAASAQYGRKGIRVNAVFPGVIKTPMTEKLNDTSVVMERLIAATPLQKLGTATDVAKAVLFLASEDAAFITGAELVIDGGYSAQ, from the coding sequence TTGGGTAAATTAGATAATAAGATTGCGTTCATTACTGGTGGAGCTTCAGGTATGGGGAAAAGAATGACAGAGCTTTTTCAAGAAGAAGGTGCCTATGTGATTGCGGCTGATATTAATAAAGAGCTGTTAGAAGAATTTGATCAATCGAATTCTGCAGAAGGCAAATATTTAAATGTTGCGTCAGAAGAAGATTGGGAAAGAGCGATAGAGGAAGTTATTTCTCAGCACGGTAGAATTGATATATTAGTAAATAATGCTGGAATTTCAAGTGAAAAACAGATGGAAGATATTACGATTGAAGACTGGGATAAGATGATGAGGATAAATTCTTTCGGTCCATTTGCTGGAATGAAACATGTTCTTCCGCATATGGTTAAACAGCAATATGGGTCTATTGTCAACATTTCTAGTTACACAGCTATGATTGGAATGGGAACAAATACGTATACAGCATCAAAAGGCGCGGTAAGATCGATTTCAAAAGCTGCTAGTGCACAATATGGACGAAAGGGCATAAGGGTAAACGCTGTATTTCCAGGTGTTATTAAAACTCCAATGACAGAAAAATTGAACGATACGAGTGTGGTAATGGAAAGACTAATTGCAGCAACACCTTTACAAAAACTTGGTACAGCTACAGATGTAGCAAAAGCTGTGCTATTCCTTGCTTCAGAGGATGCTGCTTTTATAACCGGTGCAGAATTAGTTATAGACGGTGGCTATTCAGCTCAATAA